In the genome of Limnobaculum zhutongyuii, one region contains:
- the ilvC gene encoding ketol-acid reductoisomerase: protein MANYFNTLNLRQQLAQLGQCRFMGRDEFADESGFLKGKKIVIVGCGAQGLNQGLNMRDSGLDIAYALRKEAIDEKRASWRKATENGFKVGTYEELIPQADLVVNLTPDKQHSAVVQAVQPLMKQGAALGYSHGFNIVEVGETIRPDITVVMVAPKCPGTEVREEYKRGFGVPTLIAVHPENDPKGEGMAIAKAWAAATGGHRAGVLQSSFVAEVKSDLMGEQTILCGMLQAGSILCFDKLVADGASPAYAEKLVQYGWETTTEALKQGGITLMMDRLSNSAKLRAFALSEQLKALMAPLFQKHMDDIISGAFSEGMMADWANNDAKLLGWREETGRTAFENAPQQEGKISEQEYFDHGVLMIAMVKAGVELAFETMVVSGIIEESAYYESLHELPLIANTIARKRLYEMNVVISDTAEYGNYLFSNAAVPLLREKFMGSLQAGDLGKSVAAAEIDNAQLRDVNEAIRNHPIEVIGKKLRGYMTDMKRIAVAG, encoded by the coding sequence ATGGCTAACTATTTCAATACATTAAACTTACGCCAGCAGTTGGCCCAATTAGGTCAGTGCCGTTTTATGGGGCGTGATGAGTTTGCTGATGAATCCGGTTTTCTGAAGGGTAAAAAAATCGTTATTGTCGGATGTGGTGCTCAGGGTCTTAACCAGGGTCTGAATATGCGTGATTCTGGTCTGGATATCGCTTATGCGCTACGTAAAGAAGCGATTGATGAGAAACGTGCATCATGGCGTAAAGCGACAGAGAATGGTTTTAAAGTAGGTACCTATGAAGAACTGATTCCTCAGGCAGATTTAGTCGTTAACCTGACGCCAGACAAGCAGCACTCAGCAGTCGTTCAGGCAGTTCAGCCGCTGATGAAACAAGGTGCAGCATTAGGTTATTCTCACGGTTTCAATATTGTTGAAGTTGGCGAAACTATTCGTCCGGATATCACCGTGGTGATGGTTGCGCCGAAGTGCCCGGGAACGGAAGTTCGTGAAGAGTATAAGCGCGGTTTCGGTGTACCAACGCTGATTGCTGTTCACCCGGAAAACGATCCAAAAGGTGAGGGCATGGCGATTGCTAAGGCATGGGCGGCAGCAACCGGTGGTCATCGCGCTGGCGTTCTGCAGTCTTCTTTTGTTGCTGAAGTTAAGTCTGACCTGATGGGTGAGCAAACTATCCTGTGCGGGATGTTACAGGCTGGTTCAATTCTATGTTTTGACAAGCTAGTGGCTGATGGTGCCAGCCCGGCATATGCTGAGAAATTAGTACAGTATGGTTGGGAAACCACGACTGAAGCTCTGAAACAAGGCGGCATTACCTTGATGATGGATCGCCTGTCTAATTCGGCAAAACTGCGTGCTTTCGCACTGTCTGAACAGCTAAAAGCGTTGATGGCACCACTGTTCCAAAAGCATATGGATGACATCATCTCTGGTGCCTTCTCTGAAGGCATGATGGCTGACTGGGCAAATAATGACGCCAAATTATTAGGCTGGCGTGAAGAGACAGGCCGTACCGCTTTCGAAAATGCACCTCAACAGGAAGGTAAAATCAGCGAGCAGGAATACTTTGATCACGGCGTATTGATGATCGCGATGGTTAAAGCCGGGGTTGAGCTGGCGTTCGAAACCATGGTGGTTTCCGGTATTATCGAAGAGTCTGCTTACTATGAGTCTCTGCACGAGTTACCGCTAATTGCTAACACCATTGCTCGTAAGCGCCTGTATGAAATGAACGTGGTTATTTCTGATACTGCTGAGTATGGTAACTATCTGTTCTCTAATGCTGCAGTACCACTGTTGCGTGAAAAATTCATGGGTTCATTGCAGGCTGGTGACTTAGGTAAATCTGTTGCTGCAGCAGAAATTGATAATGCCCAACTGCGTGATGTTAACGAAGCTATCCGTAATCATCCAATTGAAGTGATTGGTAAGAAATTGCGTGGTTATATGACTGATATGAAACGTATCGCTGTTGCCGGTTAA
- a CDS encoding DUF805 domain-containing protein, giving the protein MEWFKKCLLEKYADFSGRARRKEYWMFVLFSMIAMVVLMIVGGVLDAIFGSNGIVSMILLVVYALAIFMPSLAVAIRRLHDLDKSGWWYLIAFIPFGSIVLLVFFCLEGTPGAN; this is encoded by the coding sequence GTGGAATGGTTTAAAAAGTGTTTGTTAGAGAAATACGCTGATTTTTCCGGCCGTGCGCGTCGTAAAGAGTACTGGATGTTTGTACTGTTTAGCATGATTGCCATGGTTGTACTCATGATTGTTGGCGGTGTGTTAGATGCTATTTTTGGTTCAAATGGCATCGTTAGTATGATTTTACTGGTTGTGTATGCGTTAGCGATCTTTATGCCTAGTCTGGCCGTTGCTATTCGTCGTTTACACGACCTGGATAAAAGCGGTTGGTGGTATTTAATTGCCTTCATTCCGTTTGGTTCTATCGTTTTACTGGTGTTCTTCTGTCTGGAAGGAACGCCAGGTGCTAACTAA
- the rep gene encoding DNA helicase Rep codes for MRMNPRQQQAVEFVTGPCLVLAGAGSGKTRVIINKIAYLIRECGYQARHIAAVTFTNKAAREMKERLAQTLGRKEARGIVISTFHTLGLEIIKREHVALNMKSNFSLFDDQDQIALLKELTEKWLDNDKVLISQLISSISNWKNDLIGPAGAAAAAKSERDKLFAHCYDLYDKQLKSCSILDFDDLILLPTLLLQRNEEVRERWQNRLRYLLVDEYQDTNTSQYELVKLLVGNRARFTVVGDDDQSIYSWRGARPQNLVLLSQDFPALQVIKLEQNYRSSGRILKAANILIANNPHVFEKRLFSELGYGEELKVVTANNEDNEAERVVGELIAHHFINKTDYKDYAILYRGNHQSRIFEKMLMQNRIPYRISGGTSFFSRPEIKDLMAYLRVLTNPDDDSAFLRIVNTPRREIGPATLEKLGTWANQRSVSLYRASFDVGLEQYLTGRGLESLQRFTRWLSSVAETSEREPVAAVRDLIHGMDYESWLYETSPSVKAAEMRMKNVNQLFGWMTEMLEGSDLDEPMTLTQVVTRFTLRDMMERGENEEDFDQVQLMTLHASKGLEFPYVYLVGMEEGLLPHQSSIDEDNVDEERRLAYVGITRAQKELTFTLCRERRQFGELVRPEPSRFLLELPQDDLRWESARKVVSAEERMEKGKGHLANIREQLAKARSQD; via the coding sequence ATGCGCATGAATCCCCGCCAACAGCAGGCAGTTGAATTTGTTACCGGCCCTTGTTTAGTGCTGGCTGGTGCTGGTTCGGGTAAAACTCGGGTGATTATTAATAAAATTGCCTATTTGATTCGTGAGTGTGGCTATCAGGCTCGTCATATTGCGGCAGTAACCTTTACCAATAAAGCGGCCAGAGAGATGAAAGAGCGTCTGGCACAAACGCTGGGGCGTAAAGAGGCCAGAGGGATTGTTATCTCAACGTTCCATACTCTTGGGCTGGAAATTATCAAGCGTGAACATGTCGCATTGAATATGAAGTCCAACTTTTCGCTGTTTGACGATCAGGATCAGATAGCATTATTGAAAGAGTTGACAGAGAAGTGGCTGGATAATGACAAGGTATTAATTTCGCAGTTGATATCGTCCATTTCTAACTGGAAGAACGATTTGATTGGTCCGGCAGGGGCTGCCGCGGCGGCGAAATCCGAGCGTGATAAGTTATTTGCTCACTGTTATGACCTGTATGATAAACAGCTCAAATCCTGCAGCATTCTCGACTTCGACGATCTGATTTTATTACCTACTTTATTATTACAGCGAAATGAAGAAGTTAGAGAACGTTGGCAAAATCGTCTGCGTTATCTGCTGGTGGATGAATATCAGGATACCAATACCAGCCAGTACGAACTGGTTAAGCTGTTAGTGGGTAATCGTGCTCGTTTTACTGTGGTGGGAGATGACGATCAGTCAATCTACTCATGGCGGGGGGCTCGCCCGCAAAACTTAGTGTTATTGAGTCAGGACTTTCCGGCTTTACAAGTGATTAAGCTGGAGCAAAATTACCGTTCGTCCGGGCGAATACTTAAAGCAGCTAATATTCTGATTGCCAACAACCCGCACGTATTTGAGAAACGGCTGTTCTCAGAGCTGGGATACGGTGAAGAACTGAAGGTAGTGACGGCCAATAATGAAGACAATGAAGCCGAAAGGGTTGTAGGTGAATTGATTGCCCATCACTTTATCAATAAAACCGATTACAAAGATTACGCCATTCTGTATCGGGGAAATCACCAGTCACGTATTTTTGAAAAAATGCTGATGCAAAACCGTATTCCCTACCGGATTTCTGGTGGGACATCTTTCTTTTCCCGACCAGAAATTAAAGATCTGATGGCCTATTTACGTGTGTTGACCAATCCGGATGATGACAGCGCATTTTTACGTATTGTGAATACTCCTCGCCGTGAAATTGGCCCGGCAACGCTGGAAAAATTAGGGACATGGGCTAATCAGAGAAGCGTTAGCTTATACCGTGCCAGCTTTGACGTTGGACTGGAACAATATCTCACCGGGCGTGGACTTGAGTCGCTACAACGTTTTACCCGCTGGTTATCTTCTGTCGCTGAAACGTCTGAAAGAGAGCCCGTTGCTGCCGTCAGAGATCTGATTCACGGTATGGATTATGAAAGCTGGCTATATGAGACCTCTCCCAGCGTGAAAGCGGCTGAAATGCGTATGAAAAACGTCAATCAGCTGTTTGGCTGGATGACTGAAATGTTAGAAGGCTCCGATCTGGATGAGCCTATGACGCTAACACAAGTAGTCACTCGCTTTACGCTGCGTGACATGATGGAACGGGGTGAAAATGAAGAAGATTTCGATCAGGTTCAATTAATGACGCTGCATGCCTCGAAAGGCCTTGAGTTCCCTTATGTTTATCTGGTGGGGATGGAAGAAGGATTGCTTCCTCATCAAAGCAGCATTGATGAAGATAATGTTGATGAAGAGCGCCGTCTGGCATATGTAGGCATTACCAGAGCTCAGAAGGAGCTGACGTTTACACTCTGTCGTGAACGCCGTCAGTTTGGCGAGTTGGTGCGCCCGGAGCCAAGTCGATTCTTACTGGAGTTGCCTCAGGATGATTTGCGCTGGGAAAGTGCTCGTAAGGTTGTGTCTGCCGAAGAGAGAATGGAAAAAGGCAAAGGGCATCTGGCTAATATTCGTGAACAGCTGGCAAAAGCACGGTCCCAAGACTAA